The following is a genomic window from Verrucomicrobiota bacterium.
CGCTCCTGCCAGAACCATAAAGCGAGCCCGAGTGCGACCGCTGCATACGCCGCGGTCACGATCGAGACCGGGACTTTGTGAAACTCGAGCAGGTAACCCGAGTTCCAGACGCACAACAGGCCGTTGACCATGCTGAGCCAGAAACCCTGCGGCTTCTCGGTATCCGCACGCACCAGGGCGCGGGCAAACGGCGCCACGCTGTAAAGGAAAAACAAAAACTGCGTAAAGGTGAAAGTCTCCAAAAACCGTTCACGCTGCTCGTGGTTAAGCGCCCAAATGCCGAGGCAGACCCACGAACACGAGGCGCCGAACGCATAGAGCAACGGCCACCGTCGCTGGTAGGCCAGGATCTGCGAGGCCACGTTGAGCACGGCGACGTAAAGAAAAAACAACCAGTGCCCGAACCTCTCCGCCACGAGCACCATCGGGGCCAGGTATCCCCCGAGGAAGGCGAGTACCGCCAGGAACAAGGAGTCCCAGGCGTTTGCCAGCACGAGGCCGAACGCCGCGATAATCAAGGCCAGGATCAGGCTCAGGTAATCGGGCAGCAGATCATAAATCTGCGAACCGGCGTAAGCGGAGAGGTAAAGCAGACCAAGGCCGAGGGCGGCCAAGCCGTTCTCGAGCCCTCCCGGACGGCGGCGCCGCCAGATGTGACCCAGCCCCAGGCAGCCAAGTCCGGCCGCAAAACCGAGCGTAATCTGGACGGGCGGGCCGATCCACCGCTCGTCAAAGGCGTACTTCAGGAAAAAACCGGCACCGAGCAGGATGACGATAACGCCGAGTGCCAGGAACCATCGTTGGCCGACGGCGACTTCGTTGAGGCCGCGACGGACGCGCCCGGCGTCCGGCCGGCCACGTCCTTGCGCTGGAGGAGCGGGTTCCGAAACCACGGGTCGGACCGGTGGCGAGCCATCGTCGCTTCCGGTCCCGGGACGTTCGCTGGTTCGCGCCGTCGACGGAACGCTCGGTAGGGGCGGCGGCAGGCCCAACGCCGAGATCAACCGTCCGACGTCCGTCCGGAGCGCTCGCACTTCCTCATGAACCTGCAGGTCCAGACCGCAAGCGGGACAAACGAACCGTTCAACCTCAGCCGAGCACCGCGGGCACTGTTTCGCCATCCGGCTGCCTCCCAGGCTCAAGCAGCCAACTCGCCGTCACGGCATCGTTCCGTTCGCCATTGACGGACCGCGTAGATGAACATGGCAAGTTCCGATAACCAAGCCAGACGCTGCTCCTGGCTCATCCGGGTAAACTCGGTATGACCATCAAAGTGCTCTGCGCGAAGGTCGCCCCAAACGGCGGAACGGGATCCGGCGTGCTCAGATTCAAGGGTGTCCTTCATCTCGCTTTTGCTCCTCTTCTTCAATTTGCTTCAACGCCTGGATGTCGCTCAGGTCCTTTGGACGGACCGGCTGCACCCGGCGCTTCATGTCTATCAACTTCTGTCGCGATGCAAAGCGAATGGTTCGTCCGCGGATCGACAACTCCTGGGCGTCAGCGACGAGGTAGTCAAAGCTGTTTTCACGGGTGAGGAACATATCAATCTGCCGGTAAGGCTCCCGCGGGCTCCAAAAAGTGAAGACCAAGGCATTTTTTTCGCGGATCAGTTGGTCGATGCGTGCAGGCTGCAGGATAAACTCAGCCGGTACCGGCGCCCTTGGCTCAAGTTCCAACTTGCGTAGAGCCGTCAAGAAACGCTCCAGGTTCGCCCGATCGAGCGACACCGCCACGTCCAGGTCGAGCGTCATACGCTCAACCCCATGCAAGACCGCGGCCACCCCGCCGGCGACCACAAAATGCACGTCGTGATCCACCAGCGCACAAAGCGTCTCCACCAGATAACTGTCCCGTTTAGCGGTCACGTCAAAAGCTTCGCTCAAAGATCGCGAGCG
Proteins encoded in this region:
- a CDS encoding DUF2339 domain-containing protein, with the protein product MAKQCPRCSAEVERFVCPACGLDLQVHEEVRALRTDVGRLISALGLPPPLPSVPSTARTSERPGTGSDDGSPPVRPVVSEPAPPAQGRGRPDAGRVRRGLNEVAVGQRWFLALGVIVILLGAGFFLKYAFDERWIGPPVQITLGFAAGLGCLGLGHIWRRRRPGGLENGLAALGLGLLYLSAYAGSQIYDLLPDYLSLILALIIAAFGLVLANAWDSLFLAVLAFLGGYLAPMVLVAERFGHWLFFLYVAVLNVASQILAYQRRWPLLYAFGASCSWVCLGIWALNHEQRERFLETFTFTQFLFFLYSVAPFARALVRADTEKPQGFWLSMVNGLLCVWNSGYLLEFHKVPVSIVTAAYAAVALGLALWFWQERRPGLAATWLIAEGMIYLLTTWAVALPERWITVFCAGQAVALYWVAARSRDRVLLVGSIIVAGFATHRLLLSDVGLFWDPILTGHTPLTGHLISRWFVAGVTLACFAAVISLDRSRPVPGFEGRVYPWFEVLWVVGLFGFLNLEIDRAATQFNPRAASVAYSLLWAMFGAAMLVYGFFARRKSYRLAAIVLLFVTAAKVLVLDTSEVSAPYRIVSCIILGATLVVLSSVYYRHSDRLLRK